One Silene latifolia isolate original U9 population chromosome 4, ASM4854445v1, whole genome shotgun sequence DNA segment encodes these proteins:
- the LOC141653229 gene encoding diacylglycerol kinase 1, whose amino-acid sequence MDDLPDLFAGKNLAEMAESRFFVLSCFVAGLVGILTIAFTAFQWRRNINLTWMKAIARSKKNPKAKNKAPETSHTWILEPVTRAKNLNCCVCLKSLPPSQTLGPMVVSDNFFYRCHICGAASHLGCSSNAHKDCKCVSMTGYENVVHQWAVRWVDITDQTDEISFCNYCEEPCSSSFLSGSPIWCCLWCQKLVHVDCHTSMSSETGDVCDLGPLRRLILSPLIVKELSPTTGGILSSITQGANEIASTVRGRIRSQSKKHRLSNGSSADTSSANTTSDTSADATVGTSLTIDGSHNTEEKDNGSINIGEQCSNGDLNKHLDSKPGISRSSSINQKDDSQIVRRQKYAILDLPADARPLLVFVNKKSGAQRGDSLLLRLNMLLNPVQVFELGPNQGPEVGLYMFRKVPHFKILVCGGDGTVGWVLNAVDKQNFVSPPPVAILPAGTGNDLARVLSWGGGLGSIERQGGLFTVLQDIEHAAVTILDRWKIAILNKHGKQLDCPKYMNNYLGVGCDAKVALDIHNLREENPEKFYSQFMNKVLYAKEGAKIIMDRTFADFPWQVRVEVDGVEIEVPEDAEGVLVANIGSYMGGVDLWHNEDEDFVIFDPQSMHDKVLEVVSVSGTWHLGTLQVGLSRAQRLAQGQTIKIQLLAPLPVQIDGEPWLQQPCTLHISHHSQAFMLKRAAEEPLGHAAAILTDVLENAESSHVINASQKRALLQEMALRLS is encoded by the exons ATGGATGATCTTCCTGATTTGTTTGCTGGCAAAAATCTTGCTGAAATGGCAGAGTCACGGTTCTTTGTCCTCTCTTGCTTTGTTGCTGGCCTAGTTGGGATTTTAACTATAGCATTTACTGCTTTCCAATGGAGAAGAAACATCAATTTGACCTGGATGAAAGCTATAGCTAGATCCAAGAAAAACCCCAAGGCGAAAAATAAAGCTCCGGAAACTTCCCATACTTGGATCTTGGAGCCTGTAACTCGCGCAAAAAATTTGAATTGTTGTGTATGCTTGAAATCCTTGCCCCCTTCACAAACTCTTGGACCAATGGTGGTGTCGGATAATTTTTTTTATCGCTGCCATATTTGTGGGGCGGCTTCTCATCTGGGCTGTTCCTCAAATGCACACAAGGATTGCAAGTGTGTTTCAATGACGGGGTATGAGAACGTCGTGCACCAGTGGGCTGTTAGGTGGGTAGATATTACAGATCAAACAGATGAAATTTCTTTTTGTAACTACTGTGAAGAGCCTTGTAGTTCATCTTTTCTCAGCGGGTCTCCTATATGGTGTTGTCTATGGTGCCAAAAGCTGGTTCATGTTGATTGTCACACCAGCATGTCTAGTGAAACTGGTGATGTATGTGATCTTGGCCCTTTGAGAAGGTTGATTTTATCTCCGCTTatagtcaaagaattgagcccAACTACTGGTGGAATTTTGAGCTCGATTACTCAGGGTGCTAATGAAATTGCCTCCACTGTGCGTGGGCGTATAAGAAGTCAAAGCAAAAAACATAGACTCAGCAACGGGTCCTCAGCTGACACAAGTAGTGCCAACACCACTAGTGACACATCAGCTGACGCCACTGTTGGTACTAGTCTAACAATTGATGGCTCTCATAATACAGAGGAAAAGGATAACGGTAGTATCAACATAGGAGAACAGTGTAGTAATGGTGATTTGAATAAACATCTAGATTCAAAACCGGGTATTAGTAGAAGTTCCTCAATCAATCAGAAAGATGACTCTCAGATTGTGCGTAGACAGAAATATGCAATCCTTGATCTGCCAGCTGATGCACGACCTCTCCTGGTGTTTGTCAATAAGAAGAGTGGGGCTCAGAGAGGGGACTCGCTTCTACTGCGGCTAAACATGCTGTTAAATCCGGTTCAG GTTTTCGAGTTGGGCCCAAATCAAGGGCCTGAGGTGGGCTTGTATATGTTCAGAAAGGTGCCTCATTTCAAAATTCTTGTATGTGGAGGAGATGGTACTGTGGGTTGGGTTCTGAATGCTGTAGATAAGCAGAATTTTGTGTCTCCTCCCCCAGTTGCAATTCTTCCGGCAGGTACAGGGAATGATCTTGCGAGAGTTCTTTCTTGGGGTGGTGGATTGGGCTCAATAGAGAGGCAGGGAGGCCTTTTCACAGTACTTCAAGACATAGAGCATGCTGCAGTGACCATTCTTGACCGTTGGAAGATAGCAATATTAAATAAGCATGGGAAACAACTTGATTGCCCCAAATATATGAACAACTATCTAG GGGTTGGTTGCGATGCAAAAGTGGCTTTAGATATACACAATCTAAGGGAAGAGAATCCTGAGAAGTTTTACAGCCAG TTCATGAACAAGGTTCTTTATGCTAAAGAAGGAgccaaaatcatcatggacagaACATTTGCAGATTTTCCATGGCAAGTTCGTGTAGAGGTTGATGGTGTTGAGATTGAAGTTCCTGAG GATGCAGAGGGTGTTCTGGTTGCCAACAttggaagctacatgggaggtgTTGACTTATGGCACAATGAGGATGAAGATTTTGTTATTTTCGATCCCCAGTCAATGCATGATAAAGTATTGGAAGTTGTGAGCGTATCAGGAACTTGGCATCTGGGAACACTTCAG GTAGGGCTTTCCCGAGCACAAAGGCTTGCACAAGGGCAGACAATTAAGATACAGTTACTTGCTCCGCTGCCTGTTCAGATAGATGGAGAGCCATGGCTTCAGCAACCCTGTACATTGCACATATCTCATCATAGCCAG GCGTTCATGTTGAAGAGGGCAGCAGAGGAACCGCTTGGCCATGCAGCTGCAATACTCACAGATGTTCTCGAGAATGCAGAGTCTAGTCACGTTATAAATGCTTCGCAGAAACGAGCTCTTCTACAAGAAATGGCATTAAGATTGTCTTGA
- the LOC141651226 gene encoding uncharacterized protein LOC141651226, with translation MAKPFTRKDVRAAVFQLGPTKSPGPDGIPALFFQRYWFHVKNEVTEAVLSMLNTGTISPDINRTSITLIPKNNCPESVAHYRPISLCNVIMRIVTKCIANRLKPMMSGLVGDYQNGFIPGRSIADNILISHEIFSHISTKTKGKKGYMALKIDMSKAYDRLRWNFIRATLLTMGFPNNIVNLIMNCIQSVSYEVLINGSSGRSFKPGAGIRQGDPLSPYLFALSSEVLSRLIIDAEDKRLLHGIQICRNAPSISHLLFADDSIFFLDAKINYCQRLRDILDMYCQSSGQVINDNKSAVSFSPNCNLQTTRECIKTLKVSPSNSMGQYLGLPTDFGTTKKEIFSYLVEKVRKRILSWMNVHLSAAGRLTLIYSVLSSLSLYSLSAFRMPVSVSSKIESLISQFWWGGCRVEKSVHWCSRLFLQCPKSMGGLGIRNVTCLNQSLLAKIGWTILQKPLSLIGRVLGPKIMISKETIRNMDLTKKGSFSWGVRSIRWGLELLREFLVWEVGFPSTLDVWTDNWIHGSSLAHLRNLSDHDLLSKPTVHVSSLQNSNGTWNLHMVTSICGQDSIPFIMAIPIPCLDTADNLYWSLTKNGLFSVKSAYAICFSKHLANKATLKDRNRLSASSLVFCQKDLWSLPIHNKWKVFLWKILCNALPCGYEALKRNIQWNSSCILCASDHLKVESLEHLFRDCNVAARVWFGSQLGIRCQQDASSSLQEWIINWVKYFQKQTNYLLLISSFVSVLWQLWTMRNRMIFQHEEIDFYSIFRLLFFDANNNIWVQQQRRGRVISAYSADPLDYDGASLIIQHYPYLLVGSKLSPFWAKSAFQAEATALHLAISDAINHGFRHLDATSDCMTLVLQVNGFADINQEAKSIIQSISSLVLSCHCFSLSHCPRNLNRIAHTIAKSIV, from the exons ATGGCAAAGCCTTTTACCAGAAAAGATGTTCGAGCAGCTGTTTTTCAACTTGGGCCTACCAAGTCACCGGGTCCGGATGGTATTCCTGCTTTATTTTTTCAAAGATACTGGTTTCATGTTAAAAATGAAGTAACGGAGGCTGTGTTGTCTATGCTTAATACTGGTACTATTAGTCCGGATATTAATCGGACCTCTATAACCTTGATTCCTAAGAACAACTGCCCTGAATCAGTTGCACATTATCGCCCCATCAGCCTTTGCAATGTTATAATGAGGATTGTTACTAAATGCATTGCAAACCGGTTAAAACCTATGATGTCTGGGTTAGTTGGGGATTATCAAAATGGTTTTATTCCTGGCCGGTCCATTGCTGATAATATCTTAATTTCACATGAGATTTTTAGTCATATCTCTACAAAGACTAAGGGTAAGAAGGGTTATATGGCTCTTAAAATTGACATGAGTAAGGCTTATGACAGATTGAGATGGAATTTTATCCGAGCTACTCTTCTTACTATGGGTTTTCCTAATAACATTGTCAACCTGATTATGAATTGCATCCAGTCGGTTAGTTATGAAGTGCTTATTAATGGATCCTCTGGAAGATCTTTTAAACCAGGAGCTGGAATTCGTCAAGGTGATCCTTTATCGCCATATTTGTTTGCTCTTTCTTCTGAAGTTCTTTCTCGTCTAATCATTGATGCGGAGGATAAACGCCTTCTTCATGGGATTCAAATATGTCGTAATGCTCCATCCATTTCACATCTACTGTTTGCTGATGATTCAATATTCTTTTTGGATGCTAAGATTAATTACTGTCAGAGATTACGAGATATCCTTGATATGTATTGCCAAAGTTCAGGTCAAGTTATTAACGACAACAAATCTGCCGTTTCTTTTAGTCCAAATTGCAACTTACAGACTACTCGTGAATGCATTAAGACTTTGAAGGTTTCTCCTAGTAATAGTATGGGTCAATATTTGGGGCTTCCTACAGATTTTGGGACAACTAAAAAAGAGATCTTTTCCTACCTCGTTGAAAAGGTTCGTAAAAGGATCTTAAGTTGGATGAATGTTCATTTATCTGCTGCTGGTCGACTAACTCTTATCTACTCTGTTCTATCCTCACTATCTCTTTATTCTCTATCGGCATTTCGAATGCCGGTAAGTGTGAGTTCAAAAATTGAATCTTTGATCTCACAATTTTGGTGGGGTGGCTGCCGTGTAGAGAAGAGTGTTCACTGGTGTAGTAGACTTTTTTTACAATGTCCTAAATCTATGGGAGGTTTGGGTATTCGAAATGTTACCTGTTTGAACCAAAGTTTGTTGGCCAAAATTGGGTGGACTATTTTGCAAAAACCTTTGAGTTTAATTGGTCGTGTTCTAGGACCTAAAATTATGATTTCAAAGGAAACAATTCGGAATATGGATTTAACTAAGAAAGGTTCGTTTTCCTGGGGTGTTCGTAGTATTCGGTGGGGTTTGGAGCTTCTGCGAGAATTTTTGGTTTGGGAAGTGGGTTTCCCATCTACTCTTGATGTCTGGACAGATAATTGGATTCATGGTTCGTCGCTTGCTCATTTACGAAATCTGTCGGATCATGATCTGCTATCTAAACCTACTGTTCATGTTTCATCTCTCCAAAATTCTAATGGGACTTGGAATTTGCATATGGTGACTTCTATCTGTGGTCAGGATTCTATTCCGTTTATTATGGCAATTCCTATTCCTTGTTTAGATACTGCTGATAATCTTTATTGGTCCTTGACAAAAAATGGGCTTTTCTCGGTTAAGAGTGCTTATGCGATATGTTTCTCTAAACATTTGGCAAACAAGGCAACTCTAAAGGATAGAAATCGTTTATCTGCTTCTTCCCTCGTTTTTTGTCAAAAGGACTTATGGTCATTACCTATTCACAATAAATGGAAGGTTTTCTTATGGAAAATTTTATGCAATGCACTGCCTTGTGGATATGAAGCGCTAAAACGGAATATCCAGTGGAATTCCTCTTGTATCTTATGTGCTTCTGACCATCTGAAGGTTGAGTCCTTAGAGCATCTTTTCCGTGATTGTAACGTTGCAGCTCGGGTCTGGTTTGGCTCTCAGTTGGGTATCCGTTGCCAGCAGGACGCCTCTTCTTCATTACAAGAGTGGATTATTAATTGGGTTAAATATTTTCAGAAACAAACAAATTATCTACTCTTGATTTCATCTTTCGTCAGTGTTTTGTGGCAATTATGGACCATGCGCAATAGGATGATTTTCCAGCATGAGGAAATTGATTTTTATAGCATTTTCCGCCTTTTGTTTTTTGATGCAAACAACAATATCTGGGTCCAGCAGCAACGACGGGGACGAGTTATTTCTGCATATTCGGCAGACCCTTTGGATTATGATGGTGCATCACTAATAATTCAGCATTATCCTTATCTCTTGGTTGGTTCTAAGCTTT CTCCGTTCTGGGCGAAATCTGCCTTCCAGGCTGAAGCTACAGCTCTTCATCTTGCTATTTCCGATGCTATTAATCATGGGTTTCGGCATTTGGATGCCACTTCGGACTGCATGACTCTTGTTTTACAGGTTAACGGCTTCGCTGATATCAACCAGGAGGCTAAATCAATCATCCAGTCCATCTCTTCGCTAGTTTTATCTTGTCATTGTTTTTCTCTTAGTCACTGTCCTCGCAATCTTAATAGGATTGCCCATACTATAGCTAAGTCTATAGTATGA